One region of Oxalobacteraceae bacterium OTU3CAMAD1 genomic DNA includes:
- a CDS encoding ATP-binding protein yields MMPPFPSDQPHTILIATSSAYDHVTLGKTLGRYGYDVRAVSRGDEALTVAAAGGIALAVLDAALAGSAGLELCQRLRQVCGSDLPIYVLSSSPSEEERERAQTVGADAYLPLSFNADDLAEKILLRLRVIPPAPIAADLPAMATLEVNYHTMLAGSPDAILLLQRGSYRLLDVNRRTRELFGLTETELVQTHFLSLCPPAQPDGRASSQVFEAHVEQVMAGGVQVFELTMRHSSGRTVCCELRMVPLNSGQHRLMHVRVVDVTRRKLADALRDGKNRLLEMIARAAPLRDILERLMLLIESQAEDVMCTAMLLAPDGVSVQVGAGPSMPPEYLAALEGLPVGPAAGSCGTAIHRKQTVVVADIMNDPLWAGYRESAAQYGLRACWSMPIMLDNDTVLGSFAMYYREVRTPSPEDLSLIGAATYIAGIAIVRTRREEELRRHREHLEELVAARTAELLQAKEEAEHINEELTTALDNLSLTQEELVRRDKLAALGALVAGVAHELNTPIGNSLVMASSMSERTAELRRDMDSGLRRSALESYLKEAASADEVVVRNLTRAAALVASFKHIAADSASSQRARFVLGDPIAQLLQPLDADLRQHGLTLEEDVDHMLEMDSYPGPLSQALHNLIENSIVHGFDGRTSGTITLSARDGGNGELVIEVGDTGAGIPAANQPRIYDPFFTTRLGSGGSGLGLYITHNIVTGVLGGRIDASSVEGQGARFTLRLPKVAPL; encoded by the coding sequence ATGATGCCGCCGTTCCCATCCGATCAGCCGCACACGATATTGATTGCCACCAGCTCGGCGTACGATCACGTCACGCTCGGCAAGACGCTGGGCAGGTACGGCTATGACGTGCGCGCCGTCAGCCGCGGCGACGAAGCGCTGACCGTGGCCGCCGCGGGCGGCATCGCCCTGGCCGTGCTGGACGCGGCGCTGGCCGGCAGCGCCGGCCTGGAACTGTGCCAGCGCCTGCGCCAGGTGTGCGGTTCCGATTTGCCCATCTACGTGTTGTCCAGCTCTCCCAGCGAGGAGGAACGCGAGCGCGCGCAGACGGTCGGCGCCGACGCCTATCTGCCGCTCAGTTTCAACGCCGACGACCTGGCCGAAAAAATCCTGCTGCGCTTGCGGGTTATTCCGCCCGCGCCGATCGCGGCCGACCTGCCGGCCATGGCCACGCTCGAGGTCAACTACCACACCATGCTGGCCGGCTCGCCGGACGCCATCCTGCTGTTGCAGCGCGGTAGCTACCGCCTGCTGGACGTCAACCGGCGCACGCGCGAACTATTCGGGCTGACCGAGACGGAATTGGTGCAGACGCATTTTCTGTCGCTGTGCCCGCCCGCGCAGCCGGACGGGCGCGCGTCGTCGCAAGTGTTCGAAGCGCACGTCGAGCAAGTCATGGCGGGCGGCGTGCAGGTGTTCGAGCTGACCATGCGGCACAGCTCGGGCCGTACCGTGTGCTGCGAGCTGCGCATGGTTCCGCTCAATTCCGGGCAGCACCGGCTGATGCACGTGCGGGTGGTCGATGTCACGCGGCGCAAGCTGGCCGACGCGCTGCGCGACGGCAAAAACCGCTTGCTGGAAATGATCGCCCGCGCCGCGCCGCTGCGCGATATCCTCGAGCGCCTGATGCTGCTGATCGAGTCGCAGGCAGAGGACGTGATGTGCACGGCCATGCTGCTGGCGCCGGACGGGGTGAGCGTCCAGGTCGGCGCCGGCCCGAGCATGCCGCCCGAATACCTCGCCGCCCTCGAAGGCTTGCCCGTCGGGCCGGCGGCAGGCTCCTGCGGCACCGCCATCCACCGCAAGCAAACGGTGGTGGTGGCCGACATCATGAACGATCCGCTGTGGGCCGGCTACCGGGAGTCGGCCGCGCAATACGGCCTGCGCGCGTGCTGGTCGATGCCGATCATGCTCGACAACGACACCGTGCTCGGTTCGTTCGCGATGTACTACCGCGAGGTGCGCACGCCCAGCCCCGAAGATTTGAGCCTGATCGGCGCGGCCACCTACATCGCCGGCATCGCCATCGTCCGCACCCGCCGCGAGGAGGAGCTGCGGCGCCACCGCGAGCATCTGGAAGAGCTGGTGGCGGCGCGCACGGCCGAGCTGTTGCAGGCCAAGGAGGAAGCCGAGCACATCAACGAAGAGCTGACCACCGCGCTCGACAACCTCAGCCTGACGCAGGAGGAGCTGGTGCGGCGCGACAAGCTGGCGGCGCTGGGCGCGCTGGTGGCGGGCGTCGCGCACGAGTTGAACACGCCGATCGGCAACAGCTTGGTGATGGCCAGCAGCATGAGCGAGCGCACGGCCGAACTGCGGCGCGACATGGACAGCGGCCTGCGCCGCTCGGCGCTGGAAAGCTACCTGAAGGAGGCCGCCAGCGCCGACGAGGTGGTGGTGCGCAACCTGACCCGCGCCGCCGCGCTGGTGGCCAGCTTCAAGCACATCGCCGCCGACAGCGCCAGTTCGCAGCGGGCCCGCTTCGTGCTGGGCGACCCGATCGCGCAACTGCTGCAACCGCTCGACGCCGACCTGCGCCAGCACGGCCTGACCCTGGAGGAGGACGTCGACCACATGCTGGAAATGGACAGCTATCCGGGTCCGCTCAGCCAGGCGCTGCACAACCTGATCGAGAACAGCATCGTGCACGGCTTCGACGGCCGCACCTCCGGCACGATCACGCTGTCGGCGCGCGACGGCGGCAACGGCGAGCTCGTCATCGAGGTCGGCGACACCGGCGCCGGCATCCCTGCCGCCAACCAGCCGCGCATCTACGATCCCTTCTTCACCACCCGGCTCGGTTCGGGCGGCTCCGGACTGGGCCTCTACATCACCCATAACATCGTCACCGGCGTGCTGGGCGGGCGCATCGACGCCAGCAGCGTCGAGGGCCAAGGCGCGCGCTTCACCTTGCGGCTGCCGAAGGTGGCGCCGCTGTGA
- a CDS encoding phasin family protein, translated as MFTNPEQFANATKALFEFQLETFNALTSKAVQGVEQVVALNMATAKSQIEDGLATGKEMSQAADPKAAMSLAAAKLQPGVAGANAYNQQLGLIIAEIREEFTRAADAHVAEAKSNLSALIYDVTKNVRPGSENAVQIVKTAIDNAFNGYEQVTKATKQAVQSVEAQIAKASEMVEKNTPAAKQA; from the coding sequence ATGTTTACGAATCCCGAGCAATTTGCCAACGCCACCAAAGCCCTGTTTGAATTCCAACTTGAAACATTCAACGCACTGACCAGCAAAGCCGTGCAAGGCGTCGAGCAGGTGGTGGCGCTGAACATGGCCACCGCCAAGTCGCAGATAGAGGACGGTCTGGCCACCGGCAAGGAAATGAGCCAGGCGGCCGACCCGAAAGCGGCGATGAGCCTGGCCGCCGCCAAGCTGCAGCCCGGCGTCGCCGGCGCCAACGCCTACAACCAGCAACTGGGCCTGATCATCGCCGAGATCCGTGAAGAATTCACCCGCGCGGCCGACGCCCATGTGGCCGAGGCCAAGAGCAATCTGAGCGCGCTGATCTACGACGTCACCAAAAACGTGCGTCCCGGCTCGGAGAACGCGGTGCAAATCGTCAAAACCGCCATCGACAACGCCTTCAACGGCTACGAGCAGGTGACCAAAGCCACCAAGCAAGCGGTGCAGTCGGTGGAGGCGCAAATCGCCAAAGCCAGCGAAATGGTGGAAAAAAACACCCCCGCCGCCAAGCAAGCCTGA
- a CDS encoding LytTR family DNA-binding domain-containing protein, with product MRIVIVDDEMLARAVVREYLSEHADAEIVAECANGFEAVKAITELSPDLVILDIQMPKLDGFEVAELAGASAKTRYIFATAFDQYAIKAFEFHALDYLLKPFSQQRFDQALAHARANVGKGDDAADPVVENLVREAAGRNKPLGRVLIRDGAKVHVISSDKIDYIEAQDDYVQIRAEGKSYLKNQRLTELEGQLDGEQFLRIHRSYIVNIACVERIEQATKDSHVAILRDGVKLPVSRSGYQKIRDAVQ from the coding sequence ATGCGTATCGTAATCGTCGACGATGAAATGCTGGCGCGCGCGGTGGTGCGCGAATACCTGTCCGAGCATGCGGACGCGGAGATCGTGGCCGAATGCGCCAACGGCTTCGAAGCCGTTAAGGCGATCACGGAACTGTCGCCCGACCTGGTGATCCTCGATATCCAGATGCCCAAGCTGGATGGCTTCGAAGTGGCCGAACTGGCGGGCGCGAGCGCGAAGACGCGCTACATCTTCGCCACCGCCTTCGACCAGTATGCGATCAAGGCGTTCGAGTTCCACGCGCTCGATTATCTGCTCAAACCCTTCAGCCAGCAGCGCTTCGACCAGGCGCTGGCGCATGCGCGCGCCAACGTGGGCAAGGGCGACGACGCGGCCGATCCCGTGGTGGAGAACCTGGTGCGCGAAGCGGCCGGCCGCAACAAGCCGCTGGGCCGCGTGCTGATACGCGACGGCGCCAAGGTGCACGTCATCAGCAGCGACAAGATCGACTATATCGAGGCGCAGGACGATTACGTGCAGATCCGGGCGGAGGGCAAATCCTATCTGAAGAACCAGCGCCTGACGGAACTGGAAGGGCAGCTCGACGGCGAACAATTCCTGCGCATCCATCGCTCGTACATCGTCAACATCGCCTGCGTGGAGCGCATCGAGCAGGCCACCAAGGACAGTCACGTGGCGATCCTGCGCGACGGCGTCAAGCTGCCGGTGAGCCGCAGCGGCTACCAGAAAATCAGGGATGCGGTTCAGTAG
- a CDS encoding VRR-NUC domain-containing protein, translated as MIKVLDNAFYYLDNFHQVLTWIGDRYDDLLTTEERDFITAFPTLPQASRALLVRMVMRKGTLFRASKLAYAEIGSAHEAARPLAALGLIEEDPLLDLQQLFDLLQKPEIGKIFQLTPHVRQLRKSEQLEALREQYDGQHRFSNWYENSGDHVYSHLTQQLCDRLRLIFFGNYHQDWTEFVLSDLGIYQYEKVAFSPAARGFRSRRDIDDFLMLHRCHERFVDGEDPADVIRDLPPCSDDNEWLRSRRDKLTFTIAQHVEKLADWKAAHALYAACHYPGARARAIRVLEKDEQPREAFDLLQLALQQPESEAERQQLLRMGPRLARKLGHAKPPRTPSAQALRIDLSLPPPQEPSYVEFVVRDHLTRDDAPVYYVENSLINSLFGLLCWDAVFCPIPGAFFHPYHRGPADLHSADFQRRRAQQFANCLAQLDGDQYRATILANYAAKTGIQSPFLYWEALDEDLIGLALDCIPPLHLKRAFERILLDIKANRSGFPDLIQFWPAERRYNMIEVKGPGDRLQDNQLRWIEYCATHQMPISVCYLQWAA; from the coding sequence ATGATCAAAGTTCTCGACAACGCGTTTTATTACCTGGATAACTTCCATCAGGTGCTGACGTGGATAGGCGACCGTTACGACGATCTGCTGACCACCGAGGAGCGCGATTTCATCACCGCCTTTCCCACGCTGCCACAGGCGTCGCGCGCGCTGCTGGTGCGTATGGTCATGCGTAAGGGAACTCTTTTCCGTGCAAGCAAGCTGGCGTATGCCGAGATCGGCAGCGCGCACGAGGCCGCCCGTCCGCTGGCGGCGCTGGGCCTGATCGAGGAAGATCCGCTGCTGGATCTGCAACAGCTGTTCGATCTGCTGCAAAAGCCGGAGATCGGCAAGATCTTCCAGCTGACGCCGCACGTGCGGCAGTTGCGCAAGAGCGAGCAGCTCGAGGCGCTGCGCGAGCAGTACGATGGCCAGCACCGCTTTTCCAACTGGTACGAGAATTCCGGCGACCATGTCTACAGCCATCTGACGCAGCAACTGTGCGACCGCCTGCGCCTTATCTTCTTCGGCAACTATCACCAGGACTGGACCGAGTTCGTGTTGTCCGACCTGGGCATCTACCAGTACGAAAAAGTGGCGTTCTCGCCGGCCGCGCGCGGTTTCCGCAGCCGCCGCGACATCGACGATTTCCTGATGCTGCACCGGTGCCACGAGCGCTTTGTCGACGGCGAGGACCCGGCCGACGTGATCCGCGATCTGCCGCCGTGCTCGGACGACAACGAATGGCTGCGCAGCCGCCGCGACAAGCTGACCTTCACCATCGCCCAGCATGTGGAAAAGCTGGCCGACTGGAAGGCCGCGCATGCGCTCTACGCCGCCTGTCACTATCCGGGCGCCCGCGCGCGCGCCATCCGCGTGCTGGAAAAAGACGAGCAGCCGCGCGAAGCGTTTGATTTGCTTCAGCTTGCGCTGCAACAGCCCGAGAGCGAGGCCGAACGCCAGCAACTGCTGCGCATGGGGCCACGCCTGGCGCGCAAGCTGGGCCACGCCAAGCCGCCGCGCACGCCCTCGGCGCAGGCGCTGCGCATCGACCTGAGCCTGCCGCCACCACAGGAACCGAGCTACGTCGAATTTGTCGTGCGCGACCATCTGACGCGCGACGACGCACCGGTTTATTACGTCGAGAATTCGCTGATCAACTCGCTGTTCGGCCTGCTGTGCTGGGATGCCGTGTTCTGCCCGATACCGGGCGCCTTCTTCCATCCCTACCATCGCGGCCCGGCCGACCTGCACAGCGCCGATTTCCAGCGCCGCCGCGCGCAGCAATTCGCCAACTGCCTGGCGCAGCTCGACGGCGACCAGTACCGCGCCACCATCCTGGCCAACTACGCCGCCAAGACCGGCATCCAGTCGCCCTTCCTGTACTGGGAGGCGCTCGACGAGGACCTGATCGGGCTGGCGCTCGACTGCATCCCGCCGCTGCACCTGAAGCGCGCCTTCGAGCGCATCCTGCTCGACATCAAAGCCAACCGCAGCGGCTTTCCCGACCTGATCCAGTTCTGGCCCGCCGAGCGGCGCTACAACATGATCGAGGTGAAGGGTCCCGGCGACCGCCTGCAGGACAACCAGCTGCGCTGGATCGAATACTGCGCCACGCACCAGATGCCGATCTCGGTCTGCTATCTGCAATGGGCGGCATGA
- a CDS encoding DUF5668 domain-containing protein, with amino-acid sequence MNAEIAYQWRKQLVWGLIMIAVGCTFLLDRAGYIDVEFDITRLWRYWPWLAVISGVTQLIPPTSPKYILGGLGCLFTAGWWYVSFNRIWGWGFEDTWPAVIIAFGIGLLLRPLLDNIFAAAKEQK; translated from the coding sequence ATGAACGCAGAAATAGCTTATCAATGGCGCAAACAGCTGGTCTGGGGGCTGATCATGATCGCCGTCGGCTGTACCTTCCTGCTCGATCGCGCCGGCTACATCGACGTGGAATTCGACATCACACGCTTGTGGCGCTACTGGCCATGGCTGGCGGTCATCAGCGGCGTCACCCAACTCATTCCACCGACCTCGCCGAAGTACATCCTTGGCGGCCTGGGATGCCTGTTCACCGCCGGCTGGTGGTACGTCTCTTTCAACCGCATCTGGGGCTGGGGCTTCGAGGACACGTGGCCGGCGGTGATCATCGCCTTCGGCATAGGCCTGCTGCTGCGTCCACTGCTTGACAACATCTTCGCCGCCGCCAAGGAGCAAAAATGA
- a CDS encoding histidine kinase: MQENSPGRRGAAIYMVVWLFIGVALGGVIALLGDTPMTNAMLFAIPITLVYAFAAGYSAYYMCRAYPLGSRRPLSIALVLLAAAVVCGILWLLLGHMWNGVTRLLGADWAGIVITRQLSALIVGLGILLYGFAAALHYMVIEFLRAKQAEQREFESLLMAQEAELRMLRTQIDPHFLFNSLNSISALTSQDPKAARRMTLELASFFRQSLGMEAHKKVTLGEEMVLIRHFLGIEQVRFGQRLLVEESLEDAALACLVPPMIIQPLVENAVKHGICNMPEGGTVTISARRAGSVLYIRVDNPVDADTPPQPSGKGSGIGLANVRQRLAGAYKHEASIHWGFNENGFGVEIAMPAQTTEDGE, from the coding sequence ATGCAGGAGAACTCCCCCGGCCGGCGTGGCGCGGCCATTTACATGGTCGTGTGGCTGTTCATCGGCGTGGCGCTAGGCGGTGTGATCGCGCTGTTGGGCGACACGCCGATGACCAACGCCATGCTGTTCGCGATTCCGATCACCCTGGTGTACGCGTTCGCGGCCGGCTACTCGGCCTATTATATGTGCCGCGCCTACCCGCTGGGCAGCCGCCGCCCGCTGTCGATCGCGCTGGTGTTGTTGGCGGCGGCGGTGGTCTGCGGAATACTGTGGCTGCTGCTGGGGCATATGTGGAACGGCGTGACCAGGTTGCTGGGCGCCGATTGGGCGGGCATCGTCATCACCCGGCAGCTGTCGGCGCTGATCGTCGGACTGGGCATCCTGCTGTACGGCTTCGCGGCGGCGCTGCATTACATGGTGATCGAATTCCTGCGCGCGAAACAGGCCGAGCAGCGCGAGTTCGAATCGCTGCTGATGGCGCAGGAGGCCGAGCTGCGCATGCTGCGCACGCAGATCGATCCCCACTTCCTGTTCAACAGCCTCAATTCGATCAGCGCGCTGACCTCGCAGGACCCCAAGGCGGCGCGCCGCATGACGCTTGAACTGGCGAGCTTCTTCCGTCAAAGCCTGGGCATGGAGGCGCACAAGAAGGTCACCTTGGGCGAGGAGATGGTGCTGATACGGCACTTCCTGGGGATCGAACAGGTGCGCTTCGGCCAGCGGCTGCTGGTGGAGGAGTCGCTGGAGGACGCCGCGCTGGCATGCCTGGTGCCGCCGATGATCATCCAGCCGCTGGTGGAGAACGCCGTCAAGCACGGCATCTGCAATATGCCGGAAGGCGGCACGGTGACGATCAGCGCGCGGCGCGCCGGATCGGTGCTGTATATCCGCGTCGACAATCCGGTCGACGCCGATACGCCGCCGCAGCCGTCCGGCAAGGGCAGCGGCATCGGCCTGGCGAATGTGCGCCAGCGCCTGGCGGGCGCGTACAAACACGAAGCCAGCATCCATTGGGGCTTCAACGAGAACGGCTTCGGCGTGGAGATCGCGATGCCGGCGCAAACGACAGAGGATGGAGAGTAA
- a CDS encoding cell wall-active antibiotics response protein — protein sequence MSSFAKTDPKSQMAIGIAVIVIGLLFLVDNLGWIDLDFRRHLLPLALIFFGTLKLMQTRTSSGKLIGGGLIAAGCLIFLRRFGILDISWQSLWPVMLIVFGIAVVFKSSTGRSAFKQPGAKADNEFDQMEVDITSFMGAFKRRIITADFRGGEITALMGGCDLDLRQSSINGEAVLNVFSLFGGVTIKVPVDWTVVLQGTPIMGGFEEKTAPPATPGKVLYVRGYAIMGGLEVRN from the coding sequence ATGAGCTCCTTCGCCAAAACAGATCCAAAATCGCAGATGGCCATCGGTATCGCGGTCATCGTCATCGGCTTGCTTTTCCTGGTCGATAACCTGGGCTGGATCGATCTCGATTTCCGACGCCACCTGCTGCCGCTCGCGCTGATTTTCTTCGGCACGCTCAAATTGATGCAAACCCGTACCTCGTCCGGCAAGTTGATCGGCGGCGGGTTGATCGCCGCCGGCTGCCTGATTTTCCTGCGCCGCTTCGGCATCCTCGACATCAGCTGGCAATCGCTGTGGCCCGTGATGCTGATCGTGTTCGGCATCGCGGTGGTGTTCAAATCGAGCACCGGACGATCCGCCTTCAAGCAACCAGGCGCCAAGGCGGACAACGAGTTCGATCAGATGGAAGTCGACATCACCTCGTTTATGGGCGCCTTCAAGCGGCGCATCATCACCGCCGATTTTCGCGGTGGCGAAATCACCGCGCTGATGGGCGGCTGCGATCTCGATCTGCGTCAAAGCTCGATCAACGGCGAGGCGGTGCTCAACGTCTTCTCGCTGTTCGGCGGCGTCACCATCAAGGTGCCGGTCGACTGGACGGTGGTCTTGCAGGGCACGCCGATCATGGGCGGCTTCGAGGAAAAGACCGCGCCTCCCGCCACGCCGGGCAAAGTACTGTACGTGCGCGGCTACGCCATCATGGGCGGGCTGGAAGTACGTAATTAA
- a CDS encoding ATP-dependent DNA helicase codes for MKGATYTVAVRALCEFTAKTGDLDLRFTPSPTAQEGIAGHALVTSRRDEDYETEIPLSGDFGPLHVRGRADGYDRRANRLEEIKTYRGDLKKMPDNQRQLHWAQVKIYGHLLCKDQALDKVHLALVYFDIGSQKETMLHEEHTALGLRAYFEKQCGLFLQWAEKEMAHREARDTQLKAMRFPHADFRPGQRQLAEAMYKASNRGVCLLAQAPTGIGKTVGSLFPMLKASAEHGVDKVFFLAAKTSGRQMALDAVDIIREGAPLLPLRTLELAAKSTACVHPDKACHGESCPLAKGFYDRLPAARQSALDIMLPPSPEDGEAAKASFLALDRETLRAVALAHDVCPYYLSSEMARWCDIVIGDYNYYFDISAMLHSLTLLNDWKVNVLVDEAHNMVSRARKMYSAEMEHASLRMLRKVAPEELKKPLDRVHRQWNQLEKDQTAEYQCYATLPEKFMGALQTAATAISDYMTDHPSYVDADLQEFYFGALLFARLAESFGDHALFDIEKSEGARASHSNSVLCIRNIVPAPFLKPRFESTHTTALFSATLSPWNYFGDMLGMPDTTAWVDVESPFVAEQLSVQVAAHISTRYQHRQQSLRPIAALMGRQYQQQRGNYLAFFSSFDYMEKAASQFAEAYPDVPVWRQSRRMDEAERAQFLARFTLESEGIGFAVLGGSFGEGVDLPGARLIGAFVATLGLPQINPVNEQIRLRMDAIFGAGYDYTYTYPGLQKVVQAAGRVIRTQSDQGTVYLIDDRFGRPEIQQLMPAWWRIESALPTP; via the coding sequence ATGAAGGGCGCCACCTACACCGTCGCCGTGCGCGCGTTGTGCGAGTTCACCGCCAAGACCGGCGACCTGGATTTGCGTTTCACGCCCTCGCCCACCGCGCAGGAAGGCATCGCCGGCCACGCGCTGGTGACCTCGCGCCGCGACGAAGACTACGAAACCGAGATCCCCTTGTCCGGCGACTTCGGCCCGCTGCACGTGCGCGGCCGCGCCGACGGCTACGACCGCCGCGCCAACCGGCTGGAGGAAATCAAGACCTATCGCGGCGACTTGAAGAAGATGCCCGACAACCAGCGCCAGCTCCATTGGGCGCAGGTCAAGATCTATGGCCATCTGCTGTGCAAGGACCAGGCCCTCGACAAGGTGCATCTGGCGCTGGTCTACTTCGACATCGGCAGCCAGAAGGAAACCATGCTGCACGAGGAGCATACGGCGCTCGGACTGCGCGCCTATTTCGAAAAGCAGTGCGGCCTGTTCCTGCAATGGGCGGAGAAGGAAATGGCGCACCGCGAGGCGCGCGACACGCAGCTCAAGGCGATGCGGTTTCCGCACGCGGATTTCCGTCCCGGCCAGCGGCAACTGGCCGAGGCGATGTACAAGGCCAGCAACCGGGGTGTGTGCCTGTTGGCGCAGGCGCCGACCGGCATCGGCAAGACCGTCGGCAGCCTGTTCCCGATGCTGAAGGCCAGCGCCGAACATGGCGTCGACAAGGTGTTTTTCCTGGCCGCGAAAACCTCGGGCCGGCAAATGGCGCTGGACGCCGTCGACATCATTCGCGAAGGCGCGCCGTTGCTGCCGTTGCGCACCCTGGAGCTGGCGGCCAAGTCCACCGCCTGCGTCCATCCGGACAAGGCCTGCCACGGCGAATCGTGCCCGCTGGCCAAGGGCTTCTATGACCGCCTGCCGGCCGCGCGCCAGTCGGCGCTGGACATCATGCTGCCGCCATCACCAGAGGATGGCGAAGCGGCGAAGGCGTCCTTCCTGGCGCTGGACCGCGAAACCTTGCGCGCGGTCGCGCTGGCGCACGATGTTTGCCCGTATTACCTGAGCAGCGAGATGGCGCGCTGGTGCGACATCGTCATCGGCGACTATAACTACTACTTCGACATCAGCGCCATGCTGCACAGCCTCACCTTGCTCAACGACTGGAAGGTCAACGTGCTGGTGGACGAGGCGCACAACATGGTCTCCCGCGCGCGCAAGATGTACTCGGCGGAGATGGAGCACGCCAGCCTGCGCATGCTGCGCAAGGTGGCGCCGGAGGAATTGAAAAAGCCGCTGGACCGCGTGCACCGGCAATGGAACCAGCTGGAGAAGGACCAGACGGCCGAATACCAGTGCTACGCGACGTTGCCCGAGAAGTTCATGGGCGCGCTGCAGACGGCGGCCACGGCGATCTCCGACTACATGACCGACCATCCGAGCTACGTCGACGCTGACCTGCAGGAATTCTACTTCGGCGCCCTGCTGTTCGCGCGGCTGGCCGAGAGCTTCGGCGACCACGCGCTGTTCGATATCGAAAAGAGCGAAGGCGCGCGCGCCAGCCATTCCAACTCGGTGCTTTGCATCCGCAACATCGTGCCGGCGCCCTTCCTCAAGCCGCGCTTCGAGAGCACGCACACCACCGCGCTGTTCTCGGCCACGCTCAGTCCCTGGAACTACTTCGGCGACATGCTCGGCATGCCCGACACCACGGCCTGGGTAGATGTCGAATCGCCGTTCGTGGCCGAGCAGCTGTCGGTGCAAGTGGCCGCGCACATCTCCACGCGCTACCAGCACCGCCAGCAATCGCTGCGTCCCATCGCCGCCCTGATGGGACGCCAGTACCAGCAGCAGCGCGGCAATTACCTGGCCTTCTTCAGCAGCTTCGATTACATGGAAAAGGCGGCCAGCCAGTTCGCCGAAGCCTATCCGGACGTGCCGGTGTGGCGCCAGTCGCGCCGCATGGACGAAGCCGAGCGCGCGCAATTCCTGGCCCGCTTCACGCTCGAAAGTGAAGGCATCGGCTTCGCGGTGCTGGGCGGCTCCTTCGGCGAAGGCGTCGACCTGCCCGGCGCGCGCCTGATCGGGGCCTTCGTCGCCACCCTCGGGCTACCGCAGATCAATCCCGTCAACGAGCAAATCCGCCTGCGCATGGACGCCATCTTCGGCGCCGGCTACGACTACACCTACACCTATCCCGGCCTGCAGAAGGTGGTGCAGGCGGCGGGCCGCGTGATCCGCACCCAGTCGGACCAGGGCACCGTCTACCTGATCGACGACCGCTTCGGCCGCCCTGAGATCCAGCAACTGATGCCGGCATGGTGGCGGATTGAATCCGCCCTGCCCACACCATAG
- a CDS encoding PEP-CTERM sorting domain-containing protein, whose protein sequence is MPKTICFMLCALLLISSPSFAAVIIVANDDVATGPSPVWNSSIDPQAYLSKYDYSAGNVIATANDTLLVLPVSSVPEPSAVLTVMLGLSMLGIAARKQSKPF, encoded by the coding sequence ATGCCGAAGACGATTTGCTTCATGCTGTGTGCCCTTTTGCTGATCAGCTCGCCATCATTTGCCGCCGTGATCATTGTTGCCAACGACGACGTCGCCACCGGCCCTTCTCCTGTCTGGAATTCGAGCATCGATCCGCAAGCCTATTTGTCCAAGTACGACTACAGCGCCGGCAACGTCATTGCCACCGCGAACGACACCCTGCTGGTGCTGCCCGTATCTTCCGTACCGGAGCCGTCGGCGGTGCTGACGGTCATGCTCGGCCTGAGCATGCTGGGCATCGCGGCGCGCAAACAAAGCAAGCCGTTTTAA